Proteins from one Anopheles nili chromosome 2, idAnoNiliSN_F5_01, whole genome shotgun sequence genomic window:
- the LOC128730885 gene encoding 26S proteasome non-ATPase regulatory subunit 8: MENTVTLYKQLKTEWTKSPINLKLCGTILDKLKVALAGMAYIPTGNTAANQQELLIARDVLEIGVEYSIATKNIPAFERYILQLKWFYYDYNTLIGESKNKYQLLGLNLLFLLSQNRVAEFHTELELLPADIIQTNAFIRHPLALEQYLMEGRYNKIFQAKGNVPAESYNFFIDILLQTVRNEIGACLESSYERVSLQEAAKRLNLKTKEEVKQFGEKKGWKMSTDGFYHFVNELAKPKEPIPSQELAEQAIMYARELEMIV, translated from the exons ATGGAAAACACTGTAACTCTTTACAAGCAACTCAAAACGGAGTGGACCAAGTCTCCGATTAATCTTAAACTATGCGGCACAATTCTCGATAAGCTCAAG GTGGCCCTGGCTGGAATGGCTTACATCCCCACAGGAAACACTGCTGCGAATCAGCAGGAGTTACTCATCGCTAGAGATGTTCTAGAGATTGGGGTAGAGTACAGCATTGCCACCAAAAACATCCCGGCTTTCGAGCGGTACATTCTGCAGCTGAAGTGGTTCTACTATGACTACAA TACTTTAATAGGCGAATCCAAGAACAAATATCAACTGCTGGGCCTGAATTTGCTATTTCTGTTGTCCCAGAATCGCGTTGCTGAATTCCACACCGAGTTAGAGCTGTTACCCGCGGACATTATTCAAACCAATGCCTTCATTCGGCATCCACTGGCCTTGGAGCAGTATTTGATGGAGGGACGTTACAACAAAATTTTCCAGGCGAAGGGCAACGTACCGGCCGAAAGCTACAATTTCTTCATTGACATCCTGCTGCAGACCGTCCGTAATGAAATCGGTGCCTGTTTGGAAAGTTCGTACGAACGCGTCTCACTACAGGAAGCTGCCAAGCGGCTCAACCTCAAAACGAAGGAAGAAGTGAAGCAGTTCGGTGAAAAgaagggctggaaaatgagCACTGATGGGTTCTACCACTTCGTGAATGAGTTGGCCAAACCGAAGGAACCGATTCCGTCGCAAGAACTGGCCGAACAGGCCATCATGTACGCGCGTGAATTAGAAATGATCGTCTAA
- the LOC128731253 gene encoding protein-cysteine N-palmitoyltransferase Rasp, producing MAEKLATELIVCSILYIACLTYSFYKNYELSNNTLVNYRTLERGWSIFAGRRRDDFDWEWEHYISFINRHGAYFFIHAGLTELCRKYCKKYISIVLTIFGLIVLYRMYNIQVLTVLVLQCLSFYYGNPSKGYRRTIWLKTFLWIALINIFKVWYFYDKLNVHLNINNDQLLELSLISSWNVIKCISFCLDKHNVGHEEEHYGLCDLFGYVLYFPLLIMGPAIVYSRFRTIHLPKSNPAGFGVRLYALAKRLVMASFWAFVMLAGQHFLYVNLIQQDLLLLQTVNLWALYGLGFLMGQFFYIKYVVFYGVGIAFGRFDEIDMPAKPICIARVNQYSDMWKHFDKSLYEFLSKYIYFELCTKTSELPRKILASLATFAFIYIWHGVFLFILIWSLINWVCILLERLVNHCTPAKSRWRAIIGTHVFIPSVLSNFFFFASEQVGFIYLQRTYTEDITNYLGLYAASYCFYQTGQLVKIIQTNRASKRE from the exons ATGGCAGAAAAATTAGCGACGGAACTGATCGTATGCAGCATACTGTACATTGCATGTCTTACATATTCGTTTTACAAAAACTACGAGCTTAGCAACA aCACGCTTGTGAACTACAGAACTCTTGAACGCGGCTGGTCAATATTTGCTGGTCGACGACGCGATGACTTTGATTGGGAATGGGAGCATTATATATCGTTCATTAACCGGCatggagcatattttttcattcatgcCGGTTTAACGGAGCTATGTCGCAAATATTGTAAAAAGTATATTTCCATTGTTTTAACTATATTTGGATTGATCGTGTTATATCGCATGTACAACATACAGGTGTTGACGGTGCTCGTATTGCAGTGCCTTTCCTTTTATTACGGAAATCCTTCAAAAGGATACCGACGAACGATTTGGTTAAAAACATTCCTATGGATCGCCTTAATTAACATTTTCAAGGTGTGGTATTTTTACGACAAATTGAACGTCCATCTCAACATTAATAACGATCAATTGCTGGAACTGAGCCTTATCTCCTCATGGAATGTGATCAAATGTATTAGTTTTTGTTTAGATAAGCATAATGTTGGGCATGAGGAGGAACATTATGGCTTGTGCGATCTGTTCGGCTACGTATTGTATTTCCCATTGTTAATAATGGGACCTGCCATAGTATACAGTCGTTTTAGAACCATACATCTCCCTAAATCGAATCCTGCTGGGTTTGGCGTTAGACTATACGCACTTGCCAAACGCCTGGTAATGGCTTCATTTTGGGCATTTGTTATGTTAGCAGGACAACACTTCCTTTATGTGAACCTCATTCAGCAAGATCTCTTACTACTGCAAACGGTCAATCTATGGGCGCTCTATGGGCTAGGGTTTTTGATGGGACAATTTTTCTATATAAAGTATGTAGTATTCTACGGCGTAGGAATTGCATTCGGCAGATTCGATGAGATTGACATGCCCGCCAAACCGATCTGTATCGCGCGAGTTAATCAGTATTCAGATATGTGGAAGCATTTCGATAAAAGCCTCTACGAGTTCTTATCCAAGTATATCTATTTTGAACTTTGCACGAAAACGTCTGAACTACCGCGGAAAATACTTGCCAGTCTAGCTACTTTCGCATTCATTTATATTTGGCACGGAGTATTTTTGTTCATCCTCATATGGTCTCTGATTAACTGGGTGTGTATATTGCTTGAAAGATTGGTGAATCATTGCACACCCGCAAAAAGCCGTTGGCGAGCAATCATTGGAACGCATGTGTTCATTCCTTCGGTACTTtcaaattttttcttctttgcatcTGAGCAAGTAGGTTTTATTTATCTCCAGCGAACGTACACCGAAGATATCACTAATTACTTAGGGCTGTATGCTGCTTCGTATTGTTTCTACCAAACAGGCCAATTAGTAAAGATTATTCAAACGAACCGTGCGAGTAAAcgcgaatga
- the LOC128731064 gene encoding protein HBS1, whose amino-acid sequence MSRHRNVRNAVYDDYDDDDDYRYGHSVEDECISPTDAQQWIYDRAKGQQSMSEFLANNRDIEEEDDNELAAEDVREGTAHKRRDSECFEMPDLNEDDRARLLSCMDEIRDIVGEACSDRQMVEAIMKHDFECSKALDEILNSNKTPPTAPATRSKLPIASAVEKGKKPVVITPVAKKTLGFEISSPQVQSPSVSGRNTPEITDEARQQQLLNQSLKATPKEPTRDAKLLFSKERGTRKEHIHMVVIGHVDAGKSTLMGHLLYDTGNVSQRIMHKHEQESKKLGKLSFMYAWVLDETGEERERGITMDVGSTRFETANKEITLLDAPGHKDFIPNMISGANQADVALLVVDATRGEFETGFEQGGQTREHALLVRSLGVSQLGVVVNKLDTVGWAKERFDEIVHKLKVFLKQAGFRDADVTYVPCSGLTGENLVKEPTDLGLTQWYNGPTLLKVIDSFKTPERAIDKPFRLSVADIFKGTGSGFCLSGRIESGMVCVNDKLLVCPSKEQAVVKNITIDELPQQTAFAGDQISLTLANIDVNNISVGYILSDIYHPVPLASRILARIVVFNIKVPITRGYPVLLHHQSLIEPATIRKLKAQLHKGTGEVLKKNPRCLGNNSCALVEIEFQRPVGMEKYADFKDLGRIMLRVEGVTIAAGLVTEIVK is encoded by the exons ATGTCTCGTCATCGAAATGTGCGCAACGCAGTCTACGATG AttacgatgacgacgacgactatcGATACGGGCATTCGGTTGAGGATGAATGTATCTCCCCGACCGATGCGCAGCAATGGATTTACGATCGTGCAAAAGGGCAGCAAAGCATGTCCGAATTTCTCGCCAATAACCGGGACatcgaagaagaagacgacaATGAACTCGCGGCGGAAGATGTTCGCGAAGGAACCGCGCATAAGCGGCGCGATTCGGAG TGTTTTGAAATGCCGGACCTGAACGAAGATGACCGCGCTCGGCTGCTGTCCTGTATGGACGAAATCAGAGATATCGTGGGAGAAGCGTGCAGCGATCGTCAGATGGTGGAAGCAATAATGAAGCACGACTTTGAATGCAGCAAGGCATTAGATGAGATTCTCAACAGTAACAAGACGCCTCCGACTGCTCCCGCTACGAGAAGTAAACTGCCAATTGCAAGTGCAGTTGAAAAAGGTAAGAAGC CGGTAGTGATCACACCGGTTGCCAAGAAAACGCTTGGCTTCGAAATCAGTAGCCCTCAAGTGCAGTCGCCCAGTGTGTCTGGCCGCAACACACCCGAGATTACGGACGAAGCgagacagcagcagctgttaAATCAATCGCTAAAGGCAACACCCAAAGAACCGACGAGGGATGCGAAATTGCTGTTCAGCAAGGAACGCGGCACAAGAAAGGAGCACATCCACATGGTGGTGATCGGACACGTGGACGCTGGCAAGAGCACGCTGATGGGTCACCTGTTGTACGACACGGGTAACGTTTCGCAACGTATCATGCACAAGCACGAGCAGGAAAGCAAGAAGCTAGGCAAGCTGAGCTTCATGTATGCATGGGTGTTGGATGAAACTGGTGAGGAACGAGAACGGGGCATCACGATGGACGTCGGAAGCACGCGGTTCGAAACTGCTAACAAAGAG ATCACACTACTGGATGCCCCTGGGCATAAGGACTTCATTCCAAACATGATATCCGGAGCAAATCAGGCAGACGTCGCACTGCTTGTGGTTGACGCAACTCGGGGCGAATTCGAGACCGGCTTCGAGCAGGGTGGACAAACCCGAGAGCACGCGTTGTTAGTGCGTTCTCTCGGTGTAAGTCAGTTGGGTGTAGTCGTTAACAAACTGGACACAGTCGGATGGGCTAAGGAGCGATTCGATGAGATAGTGCATAAGCTGAAGGTGTTTCTCAAACAGGCCGGCTTCCGGGATGCGGACGTTACGTACGTGCCTTGCTCCGGTTTGACGGGCGAGAATCTGGTGAAGGAACCTACAGACCTTGGTTTGACGCAGTGGTACAACGGACCTACACTGCTCAAAGTGATTG ATTCATTCAAAACACCCGAAAGGGCTATTGATAAACCGTTTCGCTTGTCCGTTGCCGACATATTCAAGGGCACTGGTTCCGGATTCTGCTTAAGCGGTCGCATCGAGTCGGGGATGGTTTGTGTAAACGATAAACTGCTGGTATGTCCCAGCAAGGAACAGGCTGTGGTTAAGAACATCACAATCGATGAGCTACCCCAGCAGACTGCTTTTGCCGGCGATCAGATATCGCTGACGCTGGCTAACATCGACGTGAACAACATATCCGTAGGATACATCCTGTCCGACATCTACCATCCGGTGCCGTTGGCCAGCCGTATTCTTGCGCGCATTGTTGTGTTCAACATTAAGGTTCCTATTACGAGGGGATATCCGGTGCTGCTGCACCATCAGTCCCTCATCGAACCGGCTACCATTCGCAAACTGAAAGCGCAACTGCATAAGGGCACCGGCGAGGTGCTTAAGAAGAATCCTCGCTGCCTCGGCAACAACTCATGTGCATTGGTCGAAATTGAATTCCAGAGGCCAGTCGGCATGGAGAAATATGCTGATTTCAAGGATCTAGGGCGAATCATGTTGCGCGTTGAAGGTGTGACGATTGCTGCCGGACTTGTTACCGAAATTGTTAAGTAA
- the LOC128720030 gene encoding protein phosphatase inhibitor 2-like, whose protein sequence is MGDFTNSKDIPKKYYRYFLKGLAYYTCQLNRACTEKDLQAFVYLKSMQNLSPSELISLTKKVMGQLVNTGVACRQNGYFRLNELLRHVNSSPKRRNSTKGRPADEELSSGSGLNKRIKFSTVTTMFPIEPSQLSKAQTPTRKPQKAGSSKFIQIESSTETDSNSSTNNDDDDDKSTSEQKTTNATTENGTKGEKIAGASDENKTTTKNDSSTDSDDENSIQTEPETKDIKKIDELKAEQKKTDSDQETDSEDDDDDSIIPHKPIKEEPKE, encoded by the exons ATGGGCGATTTTACAAATTCCAAGGATATTCCCAAGAAAtattatcgttattttttGAAGGGACTGGCGTACTATACATGCCAGCTAAACAGAG CATGTACCGAAAAGGATCTACAGGCATTCGTTTATCTCAAGAGTATGCAAAATCTTTCCCCTTCTGAGCTCATTTCTCTTACGAAAAAAGTGATGGGGCAACTGGTGAACACAGGGGTAGCATGCCGGCAGAATGGATATTTCAGGCTGAATGAATTATTACGACATGTGAATAGTTCACCAAAGCGAAGAAACTCCACCAAAGGTCGTCCAGCAGACGAGGAATTGAGCAGTGGGTCAGGCTTAAACAAAAGGATCAAATTTTCCACTGTAACGACAATGTTTCCCATCGAGCCATCGCAACTGTCGAAAGCACAAACTCCTACAAGAAAGCCACAGAAAGCTGGATCATCAAAATTTATACAAATTGAATCGAGCACCGAGACGGACTCGAATTCGAGC ACAAAtaatgacgacgatgatgataaaagCACATCGGAGCAGAAAACTACTAATGCCACAacggaaaacggaacaaaaggCGAAAAGATTGCAGGCGCAagcgatgaaaacaaaacaacaaccaaaaatgataGTTCCACCGATTCAGATGATGAAAACTCTATCCAAACCGAACCAGAAACTAAAGACATAAAGAAAATTGATGAATTAAAAGCAGAACAGAAAAAGACTGATTCGGACCAGGAAACGGATAgtgaagatgatgacgatgattcaATAATTCCTCATAAACCCATTAAAGAGGAGCCGAAAGAATGA
- the LOC128731003 gene encoding ADP-ribose glycohydrolase OARD1-like: MTLTLFARVSTSAVKYSFTKDTLLLSNPKRTFSATVSVMANCVREIEGDLFSAPKDHALAHCVAADLKMGAGIAVRFKQLYGKLDELKAQNIGVGGVAVLADGPSRYVYYLITKKTYNLKPTYDDLTKSLQAMKEHMAANGVEKLAIPRIGCGIDGLEWGKVKEILNNVFGEGGLYEIVVYNFVPK; the protein is encoded by the coding sequence ATGACACTTACTCTCTTCGCTCGGGTTTCTACTAGTGCAGTCAAATATTCGTTCACTAAGGATACGCTGTTACTATCTAATCCTAAAAGGACTTTTTCCGCAACGGTTTCCGTTATGGCGAACTGTGTCCGCGAAATCGAAGGTGACCTTTTCAGTGCGCCCAAGGATCACGCGCTGGCTCACTGCGTGGCAGCCGATCTGAAGATGGGAGCTGGCATAGCGGTCAGATTCAAGCAGCTCTACGGTAAGCTTGACGAGCTGAAAGCGCAAAATATCGGCGTCGGTGGTGTGGCAGTGCTAGCCGATGGTCCTTCGCGCTACGTCTACTACCTTATCACCAAGAAAACGTACAACCTGAAGCCTACGTACGACGATCTTACTAAGTCGCTGCAAGCGATGAAGGAACACATGGCGGCaaatggcgtggaaaaactGGCCATACCGCGAATCGGTTGCGGAATCGATGGACTTGAGTGGGGTAAAGTGAAAGAGATTTTAAACAACGTTTTTGGTGAAGGTGGATTGTACGAGATCGTCGTGTACAATTTTGTACCGAAGTAA
- the LOC128720029 gene encoding DNA repair protein XRCC1 produces the protein MPAVNFKSIDCFSSEDPNYPASNLLKPGNKKWKCREAGEQQAFVVIKLEEPTQISGIDIGNEHSAHIEVLVARSGPSNPSYTEILLASKFMSPVDSRNSSAPNRVQCFNTSALLPAAAKEKWDLVKIICTQPFNSRVKYGLTFVVLHTSATERKEKNLVPDKFLHKLREEATGSKAPAALNLGRFKLREESPDSDDATGCSKVFSRWKNKTDISQPADTTSSALVRNAAKLKDLPNQIPAPGSIRSAAIQRPKPVLFVDSDDEEQAGKSIANVKIHRNNESLLYDAEDDKPAGRLNASIDVARPKNQALMKVVPLTATSKANAAVKKPSKLHDVSSSKFKEFLDLTGQTSSRQEEKKSTASLSQDAKKLHNGQSNNAPKKTPDKPSSVARPPLSIERHAVSAKQLSTPSRNVTKNDDGLSLHKKPKLLDLDVDSEKEVKKNIQYKAFGRLLENVVLVISGVQNPDRGHIRNQALAMGAKYKPDWDASCTHLICAYKNTPKYNQVKGKGKIVKKDWIEKCHATRKKLSWRKFALDTEEANVTDSEDEIIDIANKPSELPPPSQDPRIVVHSEEEGNDEPVMLHDLSDSDDGGTAHRVYDVSTEDDGDGKLTEPSGGLSFFLGKKFYLHPEVGAVDIIKLEKYIKSYKGTITQNMTEADYIIARNKHTLPANCQAEQVKPLWVYECDDMECLIPVHRYRI, from the exons ATGCCGGCtgtaaattttaaatcaatcgaTTGTTTCAGCTCCGAGGATCCG AATTATCCAGCTTCGAACCTGCTAAAGCCCGGCAACAAAAAGTGGAAATGCCGAGAGGCGGGTGAGCAGCAGGCTTTCGTGGTGATTAAGCTCGAGGAACCGACTCAGATCAGCGGCATCGACATCGGCAATGAGCACTCGGCTCACATAGAAGTACTAGTCGCCCGCAGTGGTCCAAGTAACCCCTCATACACCGAAATTCTGCTCGCTTCCAAGTTTATGAGTCCGGTGGACAGCCGGAATTCGTCCGCACCGAACCGTGTGCAGTGTTTTAATACGTCCGCCCTGCTACCAGCAGCGGCGAAGGAAAAGTGGGACCTGGTTAAAATTATCTGCACCCAGCCCTTCAATTCACGCGTCAAGTATGGGCTTACGTTCGTGGTGCTACATACCAGTGCCacggaaagaaaggaaaaaaacctgGTGCCGGACAAGTTTCTGCACAAGTTAAGAGAAGAAGCGACTGGCTCGAAAGCCCCGGCTGCGTTGAATTTGGGCCGGTTTAAACTCCGTGAAGAATCGCCCGACTCGGATGATGCAACAGGATGCTCGAAGGTGTTTAGCCGATGGAAAAACAAGACGGACATATCGCAACCGGCGGATACGACTAGCAGCGCGTTGGTGCGGAATGCAGCCAAACTGAAGGATTTGCCGAACCAAATTCCCGCCCCAGGCAGTATTCGAAGCGCGGCTATTCAACGACCGAAGCCTGTACTATTCGTGGATAGTGACGATGAAGAACAGGCCGGCAAAAGCATCGCGAACGTAAAGATACATCGAAATAACGAATCACTGCTGTACGACGCAGAGGATGATAAACCTGCAGGAAGGCTGAATGCTAGCATAGATGTTGCCCGACCAAAAAATCAGGCATTGATGAAAGTAGTACCATTAACTGCTACATCTAAGGCGAATGCTGCTGTGAAAAAACCGTCCAAACTGCATGACGTGTCATCATCAAAGTTTAAGGAATTCCTTGACCTTACCGGACAAACGTCTTCGCGAcaggaggaaaagaaaagcactgCATCCTTATCGCAAGACGCGAAGAAACTGCATAATGGGCAGTCTAATAATGCTCCAAAGAAAACACCAGACAAACCCAGCAGCGTCGCCCGCCCGCCTTTGTCGATTGAAAGGCACGCCGTTAGCGCGAAGCAATTATCTACACCATCAAGAAACGTTACTAAAAATGATGATGGTTTATCATTGCACAAAAAGCCTAAACTGCTGGACTTAGACGTCGATTCGGAGaaagaagtgaagaaaaatatccAGTACAAAGCGTTTGGAAGACTTCTTGAGAATGTTGTATTGGTCATTAGCGGGGTGCAG AATCCAGATCGCGGTCATATTCGAAACCAGGCGTTGGCCATGGGCGCGAAATATAAACCGGATTGGGATGCTTCATGTACTCATCTGAT TTGTGCCTACAAAAACACTCCGAAGTATAATCAAGTAAAGGGTAAAGGAAAGATTGTAAAAAAGGATTGGATAGAAAAATGTCACGCCACACGCAAAAAACTCTCCTGGCGAAAATTCGCACTTGATACTGAGGAAGCAAACGTGACCGATTCCGAAGACGAAATCATCGATATAGCCAACAAACCTTCCGAACTTCCGCCTCCTAGTCAGGACCCTCGGATCGTCGTTCATTCCGAGGAGGAAGGGAACGACGAACCCGTGATGCTTCACGACCTGAGTGATTCTGACGATGGCGGTACGGCCCACCGAGTGTACGATGTTAGTACGGaagacgatggcgatggcaagTTAACGGAGCCGTCGGGCGGTTTGAGCTTTTTCTTAGGCAAAAAATTTTATCTGCATCCAGAAGTGGGCGCTGTCGATATAATTAAATTGGAGAAGTATATCAAATCATACAAAGG AACTATTACGCAAAATATGACCGAGGCAGACTACATAATCGCTCGCAACAAACATACGTTACCTGCCAACTGCCAGGCAGAACAAGTGAAACCGCTCTGGGTTTACGAATGTGACGACATGGAATGCCTCATACCGGTTCATCGATATCGGATTTAG
- the LOC128731255 gene encoding peptidyl-prolyl cis-trans isomerase NIMA-interacting 4: MPPKKDTKGGAKAAPAKGGAGGKKGGGGGADEGAAKEKKGGSAVKVRHILCEKQGKIMEALEKLKEGQAFNVVATNYSEDKARQGGDLGWQIRGAMVGPFQDAAFALPISTTNAPKYTDPPIKTKFGYHIIMVEGKK, from the exons ATGCCTCCGAAAAAGGATACTAAAGGCGGAGCAAAAGCTGCTCCAGCGAAGGGTGgcgcgggtggaaaaaaaggaggaggTGGCGGAGCAGATGAAG GCGCTGctaaggagaaaaaaggaggATCTGCCGTGAAGGTTCGACATATTCTGTGTGAAAAGCAAGGCAAAATAATGGAAGCTCTTGAAAAGTTGAAAGAAGGACAGGCATTCAATGTAGTTGCTACCAACTATAGCGAAGACAAGGCCCGCCAAGGCGGTGACCTAGGCTGGCAGATTCGTGGAGCCATGGTGGGACCGTTCCAGGATGCAGCATTTGCGCTGCCGATTTCTACGACTAATGCTCCCAAATATACCGATCCCCCCATAAAAACTAAGTTCGGATATCATATTATAATGGTGGAAGGGAAGAAGTAG